The following proteins come from a genomic window of Lolium rigidum isolate FL_2022 chromosome 5, APGP_CSIRO_Lrig_0.1, whole genome shotgun sequence:
- the LOC124654189 gene encoding uncharacterized protein At2g27730, mitochondrial-like, which produces MAMAMVAARSAVSRTPARSAAARFLQSRFRSGGKVLGEEEKAAETVYIKKMEQEKLQKLARKGPSTGEQAPATPSSTASDVKAGGGTGPTASTSAGVSTNKNRNYAILAGTLAGLSALGWFLLAKEPKKTGEVLE; this is translated from the exons atggcgatggcgatggtggcggcgaggtCTGCTGTGTCGAGGACCCCGGcgaggtcggcggcggcgaggttcCTGCAGAGCAGGTTCCGGTCCGGCGGCAAGGTGCTGggcgaggaggagaaggccgccGAGACCGTCTACATCAAG AAAATGGAACAAGAGAAGCTGCAGAAGCTCGCACGTAAG GGCCCCAGCACAGGAGAGCAAGCTCCGGCTACCCCAAGCTCCACAGCGAGCGACGTGAAGGCTGGAGGCGGCACTGGCCCGACGGCATCCACATCCGCTGGCGTGTCAACCAACAAGAACAGGAACTACGCCATCCTGGCGGGAACCCTTGCTGGCCTGAGCGCCCTGGGCTGGTTCCTCCTGGCGAAGGAGCCCAAGAAGACGGGGGAAGTCCTCGAGTGA